One Halichoerus grypus chromosome 1, mHalGry1.hap1.1, whole genome shotgun sequence genomic region harbors:
- the FILIP1L gene encoding filamin A-interacting protein 1-like has translation MVVDEQQRLTAQLALQRQKIQDLTTNAKETHAKLALTETRVQEEEQKATRLEKELQTQTTKFHQNQETIMAKLTNEDSQNRQLRQKLAALSRQIDELEETNRSLRKAEEELQDIKEKINKGEYGNCGIMAEVEELRKRVLEMEGKDEELIKMEEQCRDLNKRLEKETSQSKDFKLEVEKLNKRIMALDKLEDAFNKSKQECYSLKCNLEKERMTTKQLSQELESLKVRIKELEAIESRLEKTEFTLKEDLTKLKTLTVMLVDERKTMSEKLKQTEDKLQAASSQLQMEQNKVTTVTEKLIEETKRALKSKTDVEEKMYSVTKERDDLKNKLKAEEEKGNDLLSKVNMLKNRLQSLEAFEKDFLKNKLNQDSKSTTALHQENNKIKELSQEVERLRLKLKDMKAIEDDLMKTEDEYDTLERRYANERDKAQFLSEELEHVKMELNKYKLAEKTESSHEQWLFKSLQEEEAKSGHLLREVDALKEKIHEYMATEDLICHLQGGHSVLQKKLNQQENRNRDLGREIENLTKELERYQHFSKSLRPSLNGRIISDPQVFSKEVQTEVGDNEPPDYKSLIPLERAVINGQLYEASEDQDEEPNDEESVLSFKCNSSTPCPVNRKLWIPWMKSKESYPQNGKIQTKPNGNFMQPGDLVLSHTPGQPLHIKVTPDHVQNTATLEITSPTTESPHSYTSTAVIPNCGTPKQRITILQNASITPVKSKTSAEGLMNLEQSMSPITMATFARAQTPESCGSVTPERTMSPIQVLAVTGSAGSPEQGRSPEPIEISAKHAIFRVSPDRQSSWQFQRSNSNSSSVITTEDNKIHIHLGSPYMQAVASPVRPASPSTPPQDNRTQGLTNGALNKTTNKVTSSITITPTATPLPRQSQITVSNIYN, from the coding sequence ATGGTGGTGGACGAACAACAAAGGCTGACAGCACAGCTTGCccttcaaagacagaaaatccAAGACCTAACCACAAATGCAAAGGAAACACATGCTAAACTAGCCCTCACTGAAACCCGAGTTcaggaagaagagcagaaggCAACCAGATTAGAGAAAGAACTGCAAACACAGACCACAAAGTTTCACCAGAACCAAGAAACAATTATGGCAAAGCTCACCAACGAGGACAGCCAAAATCGCCAGCTTCGACAAAAGCTGGCAGCACTCAGCCGGCAAATTGATGAGTTAGAAGAGACAAACAGGTCTTTACGAAAAGCAGAAGAGGAGCTgcaagatataaaagaaaaaatcaacaaggGAGAATATGGAAACTGCGGTATCATGGCTGAGGTGGAGGAGCTCAGGAAACGTGTGctagaaatggaagggaaggaTGAAGAACTCATAAAAATGGAGGAGCAGTGCAGAGATCTCAATAAGAGGCTTGAAAAGGAAACATCACAGAGTAAAGACTTCAAACTCGAGGttgaaaaactcaataaaagaATTATGGCTCTGGACAAATTAGAAGATGCCttcaacaaaagcaaacaagaatGTTACTCTCTGAAAtgcaatttagaaaaagaaaggatgaccACAAAGCAGTTGTCTCAAGAACTGGAGAGTTTAAAAGTAAGGATCAAAGAGCTAGAAGCCATTGAAAGTCGGCTGGAAAAGACAGAATTCACCCTAAAAGAGGACTTAACTAAACTAAAAACATTAACTGTGATGCTGGTAGATGAAAGGAAAACAATGAgtgaaaaattaaagcaaactGAAGATAAGTTACAAGCTGCTTCTTCTCAACTTCAAATGGAGCAAAATAAAGTGACAACAGTTACTGAGAAGCTAATTGAGGAAACAAAAAGGGCACTGAAATCCAAAACTGATGTGGAAGAAAAAATGTACAGTGTCACCAAGGAGAGAGATGATCTAAAGAACAAACTgaaagcagaagaagaaaaaggaaatgatctCCTGTCCAAAGTTAATATGCTGAAAAATAGACTTCAATCATTGGAAGCATTTGAGaaagattttctaaaaaacaaattaaatcaaGATTCTAAGTCTACAACAGCATTACACCAAGAAAACAATAAGATTAAAGAGCTCTCTCAAGAAGTGGAAAGACTGAGACTGAAGTTAAAGGATATGAAAGCCATTGAGGACGACCTTATGAAAACAGAAGATGAGTATGACACTCTAGAACGAAGGTATGCTAATGAACGAGATAAAGCTCAATTTTTATCTGAAGAGCTGGAACATGTTAAAATGGAACTTAATAAGTACAAGTTAGCAGAAAAGACAGAGTCCAGCCATGAACAATGGCTTTTCAAAAGCCTTCAAGAAGAAGAAGCTAAATCAGGGCACCTCTTAAGAGAAGTGGATGCACTGAAAGAGAAAATTCATGAATACATGGCAACTGAGGACCTAATATGTCATCTCCAGGGAGGTCATTCAGTTCTGCAAAAGAAACtcaatcaacaagaaaacaggaaCAGAGATTTAGGAAGAGAGATTGAAAATCTAACTAAAGAGTTAGAGAGGTACCAGCATTTTAGTAAGAGCCTCCGGCCTAGTCTCAATGGAAGAATCATCTCTGACCCTCAAGTATTTTCTAAAGAAGTTCAGACAGAAGTAGGAGACAATGAGCCACCCGATTATAAGAGTCTCATTCCTCTGGAACGAGCAGTCATCAACGGTCAGTTGTATGAGGCGAGTGAGGACCAGGATGAGGAACCTAATGATGAGGAATCTGTGCTATCCTTCAAATGCAATTCATCTACTCCCTGTCCTGTTAACAGGAAACTATGGATTCCTTGGATGAAATCTAAGGAGAGCTATCCTcagaatggaaaaatacaaactaaaCCCAATGGCAACTTCATGCAACCTGGAGATCTAGTCCTAAGCCACACGCCTGGGCAGCCACTTCATATAAAAGTTACTCCAGACCATGTCCAAAACACAGCCACTCTTGAAATCACAAGTCCGACTACAGAAAGTCCTCACTCTTACACAAGCACTGCGGTGATACCAAACTGTGGCACCCCAAAGCAAAGGATAACCATCCTCCAAAATGCCTCCATAACACCAGTGAAATCCAAAACTTCTGCTGAAGGCCTCATGAATTTAGAGCAAAGCATGTCCCCAATTACCATGGCAACCTTTGCCAGAGCGCAGACCCCAGAGTCTTGTGGTTCTGTAACTCCAGAAAGGACAATGTCACCTATTCAGGTTTTGGCTGTGACTGGTTCAGCAGGCTCTCCTGAGCAGGGACGTTCCCCAGAGCCGATAGAAATCAGTGCCAAGCATGCGATTTTCAGAGTCTCCCCTGACCGGCAGTCATCATGGCAGTTTCAACGTTCAAACAGCAACAGTTCAAGTGTGATAACTACTGAGGATAATAAAATCCACATTCACTTAGGAAGTCCTTACATGCAAGCTGTAGCCAGCCCCGTGAGACCTGCCAGCCCTTCAACACCACCACAGGATAACCGAACTCAAGGCTTAACTAATGGGGCCCTAAACAAAACAACCAATAAAGTCACCAGCAGTATTACTATTACACCAACAGCCACACCTCTTCCTCGACAATCACAAATTACAGTAAGTAATATATATAACTGA